A window of Halovivax gelatinilyticus genomic DNA:
GCGGGTGGCGCGTGTCCGTCGCGAGCATGCCGCCCGCGGTGAGCGTGGTCGCCACGACGGCGCTGACGGCGAGGCGCAATCCGTCGATCGAACCGGGGTCGGGTGCGCTCGTCATGTCGACGCCGGTGGCGAAGAGGCCGTACGCGACGAGTCCGGCGATCACGCCGACCGCGTGCCCGCCGAGCACCCGCCTGGGACGCGTTGCGTCGCTTCGCTGAAAGAGCGCGAGGACGAACGCCGAAGGTCCCAGACTCGGAAACAACATCGGGAGGCCCGATAGCCAGGCGAGAACGGCCGTCGTCGAGAGCAACAGCCCGGTGTGGAGCGTGGTTCCGACGCGGTCGTCCATCGAATCGAGGTGACGACGCGAGCGGGATAGCCTCGACGGTTTCGCGTCGCCCGCGACCGTCCCGCCGCTCGTCACCGTCAGTCGGCGTCGTCAGTTCCGGGAACGATCGTCACCGGCACGGGCGACCGGCGCGTGACGTCCTCGGCGACGCTTCCGAGCAACATCCGCGAGACGCCGGATCGCCCCTCGCTTCCCATGACGATGCCGTCGATCGCCGCCTCGTCGACGTAGGCCAGAATCTCCTCGGGCGCTTTTCCCTCGCAGACGACCGTCTCGACCTCGGCTGCGTGCTCGGTCGCGATTTCCTCGACGGAGGCGAAGAACGGCGGATCCGCGGTAGCGGCCTCCTCGGGCGTGCCGCTGTAGGCCGCTTCGAGCGGATCGACGACGTGGAGGACGGTCACCTCGACGTCGTCGAACACCGCGAGGGCGTGTTCGAGGGCGGCCCGCGCCCGGTCGGAATCGTCCATCGGAACCAGCAGTGTGCGCGTCACGAGGTGAGAGTCGGCGCGAGGGGACAAAAAATCGTTTGGATGGGCTCCGCGTCGGACCGACGACGCGCCAGGGTGGCCGCGATGGGATTCAGAGCGCCGATTCGAGTCGTTCGCGCTCGTCGGTCAGCGCCTCGACGTCCGCCTCCAGACTGCCGTCTGCGACCCGAGCGCGCTCGTCCGCCGTCAGTTCCGCTCGCGCCGTCGCGGCCGTCTGCAACCGGTCGTACTCGGGGTCGTCGGCGAGCGATCTGATCTCTCTGAGTCGAGAGACGAGGTCGGCGTCCGCGACGCGTTCGACGAGCGGGCGTCGCTCTCGTGTCTGAAATCGCAGCTCCGCGGCCGGCGCCGGTGGCCACGGGAGCGTCAGGGGCTCGCCGTCGAGGCGTTTCAGGTACGTCTGCTGGGTGGCGACCCGTCGCTTGAGTCGGTCGGCGTCGTCGACGACGTGGGCGAGTTTCGAACGCGAGTACTCGGCGTACTCGAGTAACTCGGGAATCGTCGACTCGCCGTCCGGACTCGACGCAACGAACTGCCGAAGATCGTCGGGCGGGAGCGTGAAGTCGACGAGCGGATACCAGCGAGTGCGGTCGAGGAAGTCGAACACCTCGCGGGCCGAGGCGGACGACAGGTAGTCGTCGAATGCCGCCGTCACCGCCTCGTTGTAGGACGATATGGGGTCTCGGATGCGCTCGACGGGGGCGTCCAGATCGACCGTCGCGAGATCGCGAAGTCTCTCGAGTCGATCGAGTTCGTCTTCGATCTCGTCGATCCGTCGGGTCGCGGCCTTTCTGGCCTCGCGAAGCTCGGTCTCGGCGGCTTCGCGATCGTCGAGGATCTCGACGTACGTCGCGGCCGGCTCGAGTGCGGCCCGCGCCCGCTCGAAGTCGTCCTCGGAAAGTCGTCGCTTGTCGATGGCCTCCCAGGCGTCCTCGAACGCGTCGCGGTGGACGAGATCGTCGGGCAGGTTCTCGACGAGCGTGGCGAACTGGCCCTCGAGCTGGACGTAGGCGGCGAAGTTCTCGCGGCCGGTTCCCGTCGCGCGATCGTCGTAGTGGTCGAGAAGCTTCGACGCCTGTCGGTAGGCGTCGGCACCGCGCTCGACGTCGTCCTCGCCGCCCAGATCGTCGATTCGCTCGTCGACGCGTTCTCGCTCTCGCGTCGCGGAGTCGAGCCGCGTGAGCGGATCGGGTGCGGCGTCTCCGGTGGCCATACTCATTCGTAGACGGTTTCGGGATCGAAGACCCGTTCGCCGACGCGCTCGCCGTCGACCGTTCGATAGAAGCACGACCGGTGACCGGTGTGACAGGCGCCGCCGGCCTGTTCGACGCGGTACAACAGCGCGTCGGCGTCGCAGTCGACCCGGATCTCGACGATCCGCTGGAGGTGCCCGCTGGATCCGCCCTTCTTCCAGAGCTCGTCGCGACTTCGCGAATAATAGTGAGCCAGCCCCGTCTCCCGTGTCTTTTCGAGAGCGTGCGGAGTGACGTACGCCAGCATCAGCACCTCACCCGTCTCGACGTCCTGGGCAACGGCGGGGACCAGGCCGTCGTCGCCGAAATCGACTTCGACGTCAGTCATATCCGGATTGTCGGTTGGTGGAGCGATAGGTCTTTTGCTACCGAACTTTTTCCGGTTCGGGTCGCTTCGCGACCCGCTCACCGCAAAAACTTCGATGAAAAAGGCCGGCGGCTTCGCCGCCGGGGAACCACGCTCGCTGCGCTCGCGTGGACATCCATGGTTACAGCGACAACCGCCGAAAGCGAGGACGTCGGCGGCGAATTCAGCATTCCAATCACCACTCACCGCCTTCCGTCACGATCTACCTGCCGTGATCGGTGTCGGTCGCTACCGTCGATCGATCGCGTCGAGCCACCGCTCGTCGAATTCCAGCAGCCCCAGTGCGGCGACGCAGTCGGGGCAACAGGTTCGCGTTACGGGTCGGAATCGATCGCGGGTGGCGGATCGAGGCGTCGCGGAGAGTCGAAAGTAGTACTCGGTAGCCACGTCGCGGTCACACCGGTAACACGTGCGGTCAACAGGGGCTTCCTGCTCGGCCGCCCCGACGCTCTCGACGGTCGATCTCATTCGCCCCCTCCGGTACCGTCGCTAGAACCGTTCGGTGCCACCCAATCCCAAGAATCCAAGCTGAACGAGGGGGAGCGGTTCGACTCTCCGTACCGCGAGCGTGCGAGACCTTTTTGTCTCGGAAGTGTGTACGCAATCATGGCTACTGAATCCCCGCAGGGATTTGGAAGCCACGTCCTGGGTGGTGCATCACCCGGGGCATTTCTACCCCCTACCGGAGTCCGCAGCTTCCAGTCTGGTGTTTGACGTGAGTTGTATTATACCTACTGGTGATTGCGTGAATGAATGGGCGGTCGATAACAGTAACATTTGGATTCGGGATTGGCCTGGTTCACAACATCACGGAGGAGTTGATTCGAAGACCCTTCGAGAAACTGGCTCAGAGACGATGGAAACCAAAACAGTCCTCGACGCTCGATCGTCAGGACAGTGACTACCGTTCGCCCGCAATCGGTCTGGTTCGCAGCGGCCGCGAACGTATTTACGGCGGGCTGATGACGTCTGACCCGTGAACCAGCCAGCGATCGCCGCCCTCCACCGCGCGTGTTCTCGCGTCGGTCCCGGGCGGCTCCCCGGAGCGGATTCCGAGGCGATCGGTGCAGGGTACGCGGCGGCGAGCGCGGCGGCGTTCGTGGCGGTCGCGTACGCCACGCTCGCCACCGCCGTTTCCGGCGTCGGACTGGTGGCGGCCCCGTACGCGTCCGTCGCGGTGGCGGCGCTGGCGTTCCCGATCGTCGTCCCGGCGGCGTTCGCGATCGGACTGGTCGGCTGGCGGCTCCTGGCACCGAAATCGCCCATCTGCGCTGGAGCCCTGGGACTCCTGGGAGTCGGCGCGACCTACGTCGCGATGTTCGTCGTGATCGGCGTTCCGATCACGGCGCTGGAAGCGCTGTCGGGCGCCGACCCGCTCCGGGCGGCCGTCTTTTCGTGGGGCGTCGTCTACTTCGCCGTCCTCGAAACGTGGTGGGTGGCGATACCGGTCGGTGCGGTGAGTGGCTACATCTACGCGAGCGTCGTCTCACTGGCGGCGTGAATAGCGCAGGAGCGTGGCGAACTCGGACGTCGGAGGGTTGGTGAAACGGTAGAAGGTATCTCACGAGCGCGTTCGACGTCCGAATCTGTGACGAACGGGTTACCGACGCAACGCCGCCAGCGCGTCCGCGGCCTCCCGGGCCGCTTCGAGACACTCGCGGGCGTGTCGCGGGTTGTCGGCCGTCTCCGCTTCGCGGGCCCACCGCTCGAGCGCGGTCTGCAACGAGTCGTAGGCACCGTCCAGTTCGCTCTCGATCGGGATCTTCGCGCCGTCGACCGGGTCGGTTCGACCCCGAGCAGCGTCGGCGGGCGTTCCGGTTGGCTGGCGAGCGGCGTCGGGGTTCGTCGGCGATCGATCCGGGTCGAACGAGTGGCCGTCCGCGTCGATCGAGTCGGTTTCAGGCGTCGTGTGGGCGCCGTTCGAAGCCGCCGGCATCCGGTCGTCGGTCGGATCAGCGTCCGTCGCGTCGTCGACCGCAGGCGTGGCCGGAGTCGCCTGGTCCGCCGATTCGTCGTCGACGTCGATCGAGGCCTCGACGCCCTCGGGGCCGCCGTGACAGGTGGGACAGAAGTTGGTCCCGTTCTGGCGGAAGAGCGGATCGCCACAGGTTCCGCAGTGGGCGTTCGTCATCGTCGCCCCCTTCAACAGGAGGTCGCTCATCCGCTGGGTTGACTCGCGTTTTTTCTCGTCCGCTGCGTACTTCTCTCGAAGCTCCTCCCGGAGGGCTTCCTTGTCGATGCCGCCGTCGTCCTCCGTCTCACTCATACGCGTTCCAACGGGCTGAAGCGTCGAAAAGGCTACGACCCGGATCGAAGGGCCGGACCGTTCGGATCACTCGGTCCGTCGAAACATGCCCTTCGACGCCGGGCGCGTCTCTTCGTAGCCGAACCGTTCGTAAAACCCGTCGACGTCGGCGAGTAAGTTGACGTAGGCGTTCGGCGGGGCGGTCTCGTCGATCCACGCGTCGAGCGCCGTCAGGATCGCCGTTCCGAGGCCCGCACCCTGGTGATCCGGGTGGACGGCCATGTCCGAAATCTGGTAGACAGTGGCGCCGTCGCCGACCACGCGCCCCATGCCGACGGTCTCGCCCGTCGAGCGATGAACGACCGTCACGCCGAACAGCGAGTTGGGCAGGCCGCGGTCGATTCCCTCGGCGGATCGGGGCGCCATCTCGGCCGCCTCGCGCAATCGGGCGAACGCTTCGGGTGAAGGCAACGACCGTCGCAGGTCGTACTCGTCCGGGAGACTCATGGCAGTGACTCGGTCGGTGGGCCGAAAGAACGTATCGACACCGTTCGAGTGGAGCCGAGTGGGCCGTGGCTCACTCCTCGATGGCGGCTTCCAGAAAATCGATCGCCGAGGCGGGATCCGAGACCGTCTCCATTTCGAGCGCCGGCACCTCGATCGCGCCGAGGCTGACGACGGGTTTCTCGTAGACGTGGGCGAACCCGATTTCCGAGAGCGTGCCGTCGCTGCCGGCGAGCGCGATGACGCCGTCGCCGTTCAGCGGCACCAGCGCGTTTCTCGCGTGGCCCATCCCCGTCGCGATGGGGACGTCGACGTGCGGGTTGGCGTCGTCGACCGACCCCGTCGGGAGGATGCCGATCGTCCGGCCGCCCGCCTCGGACGCACCGCGACAGACCGACCACATGGTTCCGCCGAGGCCGCCACAGACGACGTCGTGACCGCGTTCGGCGATCTCCCGACCGACCGCTTCCGCGAGTTCCGACTCCTCGTCGGTGATCTGACCGCCGCCGAGGACGCTAACGCGCATACGAAACAGACGTCCGGCCGGACTCTTATCTGTTTGGTACCCGGAATCATCCGCATACATTTGTTCGAGCCGGGGCGCACGATACCTACAGCGCGTGCGGGGCGGACCCCGGCTGTGTGACTACAACGACGACCGGATCGGCCCCGGAGGTTCGACGATCGACGTACAAACTATCGTCACGATCGGCCGAACGGGGCGGATCCGACGGATTTAACGACTGGGCGGGCGGAGGTTCACGCGTTATGTCGAAAGTCAGCGTGGTCGGGGCCGCCGGGACGGTCGGCGCCGCCGCAGGCTACAACATCGCGCTTCGTGACGTCGCGGACGAACTCGTCTTCGTGGACATTCCGGACCAGGAGGACGTCACCATCGGGCAGGCCGCCGACACCAACCACGGCGCCGCCTACGACTCGAACACGGTCGTCCGCCAGGGCGGCTACGAGGACACCGAGGGCTCGGACGTCGTCGTCATCACCGCGGGAATCCCGCGCTCGCCGGGTCAGACGCGAATCGACCTCGCCGGTGACAACGCGCCCATCATGGAGGATATCCAGTCTTCGCTCGACGAGTACAACGACGACTACGTCTCCGTGACGACGTCGAACCCGGTCGACCTGCTCAACCGCCACCTCTACGAGGCGGGCGACCGCTCGCGCGACCAGGTGATCGGCTTCGGCGGCCGGCTCGACTCCGCCCGGTTTCGGTACGTCATCTCCCAGCGCTACGACGCGCCCGTCCAGAACGTCGACGCCACCATCCTCGGCGAGCACGGCGACGCCCAGGTGCCCGTCTTCTCGAAGGTCCGCGTCGACGGCGAGGACCGCGACTTCGGCGACGACGAGCGAGACGAACTCCTCGGCGAGCTCCAGGAGAGCGCGATGAACGTCATCGAGAAGAAGGGCGCGACCCAGTGGGGCCCGGCGACGGGCGTCGCCCACACCGTCGAGGCCATCCTCCGCGACACGGGCGAAGTGCTGCCCTGCAGCGTGACACTCGAGGGCGAGTTCGGCCACGAGGACACCGCCTTCGGCGTGCCGTGTAAGCTCGGCAAAGACGGCGTCGAGGAAATCGTCGAGTGGGACCTCTCAGAGGCGGAACGCGAGCAGCTCGGCGAAGCGGCGGAGAAGTTAGAAGAGCAGTACGAGAAGATCGCGTAGGCGAGCGGTTCGGAGTCGATCGGAATACTGATTCGACGTACGGAATCGACCAATGCAGAGTTCGGTCCGCTGTCACGCTGCGACTAATCGCAGTATCGAATACGGACCCGTTGTAGTGACTCGTTTCCTTCGTTAATTTTGTTCGTTTATTTCGGAATGTAGAAGGTGGCACGAACCGACGTATCGGCCGGTAGTGTCAATGAAGAGGTTTATCCTGCGGCGCGAGGTCCTCCGACGTACCGCTTCCTGTTCCATTGTCGGGGCAACGGCCGTTCTCGGCGGATGCAGCGAGAGACTCCTCGGCTTTGGACTCGGGAATTCAACGTACGAAACGGCGCATCAATTCGCGGACGGGTCGCGGAAAACGTATGATAGCGTCGAAGCGCGGGTCGAGGACCTCGTCACCGAGTACGATCAGTACGGACTCTGGGGAACGACTGGAACGGACCCGAGCCACGAAATGGAGCCGATCAGCGGATGGGTGGGGCGAGAAACACCGTCCGGCCACTCCATGCAGCTCGATCACGTCGTGATCCAGTACACGCTGCCGGGCGAGGAATTGCTTGGGAACGACATCGCCGTCCTCTGGTTCTGGACTGGCGTTCAGACGACGAACGACGCGACCGTCACCGCGCTCGAACACGGAATCGATCTCGGTCAGAAAGAGGCGATGGACGACCTCTCCCCGAAGGCCCTCGAAGTGGAACAGGAATCGGAGGCTGTCGACCGAACCCTCGTTGGATTCAAAGGCGACACGATCTATCGGCACCTGACGCCGTGGGGGGAGATTCCCCTGATAGAACTCGACCTATCTCAGGAAACGGTCGAGTACGTCGGCGATCAGTCACGGTTCGGCGAGGGCGGTGCATTTCGGTCTCGCTGGAACGGATCTGATCGAGATCGAATCGGACTGACCGGCGCCTGCATCGTCCGGACCGACGACGCGTCGACCGTCGACGCCGAGTGGTCGGCCACCGTGACGCTCTCGGATTGACGGGTATCGGCAATCGACGCGTCGGATTTCACTACCGTTTTCGTACCCGCATCCGGACCTCGCCGGGATCGAGGGTCACGCGGAACGTGGGATCGATCGATTCCGTCACCCGTTCGAACTCGACGCGGCGGAGGATCGTCGCCAGGACGAGGACGAGTTCGGCCATCGCGAAACGCATCCCGAGACAGTGACGCGGTCCGCCGCCGAACGGGAAGTAGGCGTACTCCGGCCGGTCGTCCGCGCTCGTCGCCAGTTGGCCGTCGGCGTCGAGCCACCGATCCGGTCTGAAGGCGTCGGGGTCGTCCCACCACCGCTCGTCGCGGTGAATGCCGTAGACGAACAGCTGCAGCGTCGTCTCCGGGGTGACGCGGTAGCCGCCGAGCGTGGTCGGTTCGTACGGCTCGCGGTAGAGGTCGGCGACGGGCGGGTAGAGCCGCATCGCCTCGCGAGCGACCGCCTCGGTGACGACGAGGGCGGATCGGTCGGCTGCGCGCGGGTCTCGCGACCCGCAGACGGCGTCGAGTTCGTCGTCCAGCCGGGTTCGCACCGCCGAATCGTCGGCGACCAGCCACAGCGCGTACGTGAGCGCGAGCGCGGTCGTCTCGCGACCGGCGAACAGGAACGTGACGAGCTGATCGCGAATCTCGTCCGCGGTCATTCGCGATCCGTCCGGATACTCGGCGGTCGCGAGAATCGACAGGAGATCGTCGCGGTCGGTCGTCCCCGACCCAGCGTCGCGTCGTCGTTCGGCGACCAGTTCGTCGACGAGGTCGGTGAGGGCGTCCATCGCCCGATCGAATCGCCGTTCCGTCGGCGTCCGGATGGCAGACGGGAGCAGCGATCTGAGTGCCAGGACGTCGGCCTCGACGAAGTCGTTCATCGTTCGTGCCGCGCGACTGACGGTTTCGGCACGTTCTCCGTCGAATTCCAGGTCGAACAGCGTCTGTGTGAGTACGTCGAGCGTCAGCGTCGAGGTCGCCTCGCGGAGGTCGATCACATCGCCGTCCCCCCACGATTCGACCGTCGCGAGCGTCTCCGAAACCATCTCGTTGGTGTAGGCGTCGATCCGCGCGGGGGTGAACGACCCCTGGAAAAAGCGACGCTGGCGAGCCCACTGGTCGCCGCTGGTGAACGCCACGCCATCGGGTGCGACCGCCTCGCCGAAGTCCGCTTCGAATCCACCTTTGCCGAACTCGTCGCTGCGCGAGACGAGCACCGACTCGACCAGTTCCGGATCGAACACCGCGACGAACTCGCGGCCGAACGCGCGATACCCGACCACGTCGCCGTACGCCCTCGCCGATTCCGCGAACGAGAGGGGATCGCGAACCACGGAGAGGGTGCTCCCGAATACGGGTATCCCTCGGGGTCCGGGCGGGTGCCGAGGTTCGTTGGTGGACGCTTCCTCGTCGAGCGGCTCGTCGGCAGCCGGTTCTTCCGACCCAGTGGCGGATCGAGGTGGCTGGCTCATGGACGGACGTTCGGTCGGGACGAGTACCGTTCTATTGTGCAAGTGCTGAAGGTTTTTATTAGTCCCCTGCGAATCGTTCCGTGTGCAATCGGCCGATCTCACGCTTCGACTCCCACCCGAGATGCAATTGCCGGTCCCGGACCTGGTCGAACTGGGGTCCGTCTATCGGGAGGAGGTGCTCTCGTGGGGCGTCGACGAACGCCGCGATCAGATTCGATTCCTGTCGATCGTCGCCGGCGAGATAGACGTGGTTCGGGAACTAGCCGCCGACCTGGAGCGCGCCGAATCGCCCGACGTGTACCGGTACGACCTCACGCCGATCGACGACGACACGTTCTACCTCTACGCCGAACTCGGGCTCCGAGCGGCCGATTCGATGCTCTTCGAACCGTTCGATCGGCCCGGACTCGTACTCGTGCCGCCGGTCGTCTACACCGGTCGTGACGTCGTCAGGTTCACCGTGCTCGGCGAGGGCGATGCGCTGGCTAACGTTCTGGACGCGGTTCCCGACGCCGTCGGCGTTACGGTCGAGCGCGTAAGCGACCACCGACGACGAACGGAGACGCTGACCGGACGGCTCACCAATCGACAGTTCGAGGCGCTGTCGATCGCGCGCGAGCTGGGATATTACGAGGTTCCGCGAGAGAGCAACCTCGCCGCAGTTGCCGATCGACTGGAATGTTCAGAGAGCGCCGCCTCGCGATTGCTTCGGACGGCCGAACGAGCGCTGGTGGAGTCGGCGTTCTGAGGCGCTCGAGTCGATGCGTTCAGGACCCGACCGATTCCGGCTCAGATCCGCTGTTCGTGGCCGAGCGCGGCCCGGAGAATCCGCATGCCCATCGGCGTCAGGGCGTAGTCTTCGAGCCCGAAGGGGTGTAAGTTCGACTGGGTGGCAGGCGGCAGCAGGCCCCCGATAACGGTGATCGATCCGAGTTCGCCGACGATGACGTCGCCGCCGGCGGTCGCGGCCACGTCGCCGCCGGCGTTGGCGAAGGCGGACTCGTCGACGACGGTTATCGGCGCTTCGTTGCTGATCGCGTACCCCAGCGTCGGTCCGGTCCAGAGTTCCGCTTCGAGCGAGCGAACGTCGTCGACAAGCGGGTGGCCGGTCGTCGAGCCGAGACTGGCGAACTGAACGGTTCGCGAGGTGACGTCGGACGAACCGATCGAATTCGCGCCACCCACGTCGAGCGACGCGAGCAGGGAAACGCCCGCGTCGGTCAACACGAGGTTGCCACCGGCGTCGACGTACTCTTCGATCGCGGAGACGTACGCGCCGCTGGCGGTTCCGTCGTCGTGGGAGATCACCAGGTCGTCGTAGGCCGGTTGACCGCCCGAGAGCAGCGCGCCGCCTTCGATCTCGGCTACGGTCAACCCGCTCGCCGTCCCGTCCGCCATCGCGTCGCCGTAGTCCTCGAAGTAGGCGAGCGGGGTGACTTCGTACTCGCGTTGCTGGTAATTCAGTGCGCCGGGATCCGGTCGCCCGGTGGTCGAAACGATC
This region includes:
- a CDS encoding HPP family protein, encoding MDDRVGTTLHTGLLLSTTAVLAWLSGLPMLFPSLGPSAFVLALFQRSDATRPRRVLGGHAVGVIAGLVAYGLFATGVDMTSAPDPGSIDGLRLAVSAVVATTLTAGGMLATDTRHPPACATTLIVSLGLLSTPREGAIILLAVAVLVLAHRLLLETERLRHRALDTLE
- a CDS encoding universal stress protein, translated to MTRTLLVPMDDSDRARAALEHALAVFDDVEVTVLHVVDPLEAAYSGTPEEAATADPPFFASVEEIATEHAAEVETVVCEGKAPEEILAYVDEAAIDGIVMGSEGRSGVSRMLLGSVAEDVTRRSPVPVTIVPGTDDAD
- a CDS encoding DUF7118 family protein translates to MATGDAAPDPLTRLDSATRERERVDERIDDLGGEDDVERGADAYRQASKLLDHYDDRATGTGRENFAAYVQLEGQFATLVENLPDDLVHRDAFEDAWEAIDKRRLSEDDFERARAALEPAATYVEILDDREAAETELREARKAATRRIDEIEDELDRLERLRDLATVDLDAPVERIRDPISSYNEAVTAAFDDYLSSASAREVFDFLDRTRWYPLVDFTLPPDDLRQFVASSPDGESTIPELLEYAEYSRSKLAHVVDDADRLKRRVATQQTYLKRLDGEPLTLPWPPAPAAELRFQTRERRPLVERVADADLVSRLREIRSLADDPEYDRLQTAATARAELTADERARVADGSLEADVEALTDERERLESAL
- the hisI gene encoding phosphoribosyl-AMP cyclohydrolase, yielding MTDVEVDFGDDGLVPAVAQDVETGEVLMLAYVTPHALEKTRETGLAHYYSRSRDELWKKGGSSGHLQRIVEIRVDCDADALLYRVEQAGGACHTGHRSCFYRTVDGERVGERVFDPETVYE
- a CDS encoding Sjogren's syndrome/scleroderma autoantigen 1 family protein codes for the protein MSETEDDGGIDKEALREELREKYAADEKKRESTQRMSDLLLKGATMTNAHCGTCGDPLFRQNGTNFCPTCHGGPEGVEASIDVDDESADQATPATPAVDDATDADPTDDRMPAASNGAHTTPETDSIDADGHSFDPDRSPTNPDAARQPTGTPADAARGRTDPVDGAKIPIESELDGAYDSLQTALERWAREAETADNPRHARECLEAAREAADALAALRR
- a CDS encoding GNAT family N-acetyltransferase — encoded protein: MSLPDEYDLRRSLPSPEAFARLREAAEMAPRSAEGIDRGLPNSLFGVTVVHRSTGETVGMGRVVGDGATVYQISDMAVHPDHQGAGLGTAILTALDAWIDETAPPNAYVNLLADVDGFYERFGYEETRPASKGMFRRTE
- a CDS encoding TIGR00725 family protein; protein product: MRVSVLGGGQITDEESELAEAVGREIAERGHDVVCGGLGGTMWSVCRGASEAGGRTIGILPTGSVDDANPHVDVPIATGMGHARNALVPLNGDGVIALAGSDGTLSEIGFAHVYEKPVVSLGAIEVPALEMETVSDPASAIDFLEAAIEE
- the mdh gene encoding malate dehydrogenase; this encodes MSKVSVVGAAGTVGAAAGYNIALRDVADELVFVDIPDQEDVTIGQAADTNHGAAYDSNTVVRQGGYEDTEGSDVVVITAGIPRSPGQTRIDLAGDNAPIMEDIQSSLDEYNDDYVSVTTSNPVDLLNRHLYEAGDRSRDQVIGFGGRLDSARFRYVISQRYDAPVQNVDATILGEHGDAQVPVFSKVRVDGEDRDFGDDERDELLGELQESAMNVIEKKGATQWGPATGVAHTVEAILRDTGEVLPCSVTLEGEFGHEDTAFGVPCKLGKDGVEEIVEWDLSEAEREQLGEAAEKLEEQYEKIA
- a CDS encoding cytochrome P450 translates to MSQPPRSATGSEEPAADEPLDEEASTNEPRHPPGPRGIPVFGSTLSVVRDPLSFAESARAYGDVVGYRAFGREFVAVFDPELVESVLVSRSDEFGKGGFEADFGEAVAPDGVAFTSGDQWARQRRFFQGSFTPARIDAYTNEMVSETLATVESWGDGDVIDLREATSTLTLDVLTQTLFDLEFDGERAETVSRAARTMNDFVEADVLALRSLLPSAIRTPTERRFDRAMDALTDLVDELVAERRRDAGSGTTDRDDLLSILATAEYPDGSRMTADEIRDQLVTFLFAGRETTALALTYALWLVADDSAVRTRLDDELDAVCGSRDPRAADRSALVVTEAVAREAMRLYPPVADLYREPYEPTTLGGYRVTPETTLQLFVYGIHRDERWWDDPDAFRPDRWLDADGQLATSADDRPEYAYFPFGGGPRHCLGMRFAMAELVLVLATILRRVEFERVTESIDPTFRVTLDPGEVRMRVRKR
- a CDS encoding helix-turn-helix domain-containing protein; translated protein: MQSADLTLRLPPEMQLPVPDLVELGSVYREEVLSWGVDERRDQIRFLSIVAGEIDVVRELAADLERAESPDVYRYDLTPIDDDTFYLYAELGLRAADSMLFEPFDRPGLVLVPPVVYTGRDVVRFTVLGEGDALANVLDAVPDAVGVTVERVSDHRRRTETLTGRLTNRQFEALSIARELGYYEVPRESNLAAVADRLECSESAASRLLRTAERALVESAF